The proteins below are encoded in one region of Methylophilales bacterium:
- the tyrS gene encoding tyrosine--tRNA ligase gives MRIVKAEESLKIIARGTDEVLVESELLKKLETGKPLRIKAGFDPTAPDLHLGHTVLLNKLRQFQDLGHHILFLIGDFTGLIGDPTGKNATRPPLTKKEVEDNAITYTSQVFKILDKSKTEVVFNSSWLSKLGADGMLKLAATHTVARMLERDDFSKRYKSQQPIAIHEFMYPLLQGFDSVELNADIEIGGTDQKFNLLMGRELQKYYDKPQQCIVTLPLLEGLDGVQKMSKSLNNYIGINELPETMFSKILSISDELMWRYIELLSLRSLDDINKWKTRVEQGENPKNIKVEFAKEIVSRFHSEVKATNAEKDFQNRAVGGIPENLEEYKIDIGSDGLGVANLLKSINFVTSTSEAMRLIKAGGVKIDGEKVSDTKQTVAQNEQFVIQVGKRKFGKIVT, from the coding sequence ATGAGAATAGTGAAAGCAGAAGAATCATTAAAAATAATAGCCAGAGGAACTGATGAGGTTTTAGTTGAATCAGAGCTTCTAAAAAAATTAGAGACTGGAAAACCTCTTAGAATTAAAGCAGGTTTTGACCCAACAGCACCTGATCTTCATTTGGGGCACACAGTCTTATTAAATAAATTAAGACAGTTTCAAGATTTAGGCCATCACATTCTATTTTTAATAGGAGACTTTACTGGTCTGATTGGAGATCCTACTGGTAAGAATGCAACGAGACCTCCTCTCACGAAAAAAGAGGTGGAAGACAATGCAATCACTTACACATCTCAAGTATTTAAAATTTTAGACAAATCAAAAACTGAGGTTGTATTTAATTCGTCATGGCTAAGTAAACTGGGAGCAGATGGAATGCTTAAATTAGCCGCTACACATACTGTGGCTCGCATGCTTGAAAGAGACGATTTTTCAAAAAGATATAAATCTCAGCAACCAATTGCAATTCATGAATTCATGTATCCACTGCTTCAAGGTTTTGATTCAGTGGAGTTAAATGCTGATATTGAGATTGGTGGAACGGATCAAAAATTTAATTTATTGATGGGCCGAGAACTCCAAAAATATTATGATAAACCACAACAATGTATTGTTACTCTGCCTTTGCTTGAGGGGCTTGATGGAGTTCAAAAAATGTCAAAATCATTGAACAATTATATTGGTATTAATGAATTACCAGAGACCATGTTTTCAAAAATACTTTCTATATCAGATGAATTAATGTGGAGATATATAGAATTACTTTCTTTAAGATCATTAGATGACATTAACAAATGGAAAACAAGGGTTGAACAAGGCGAAAATCCAAAAAATATTAAAGTAGAATTTGCAAAAGAAATAGTGAGTAGATTCCATTCAGAAGTCAAGGCTACAAACGCAGAGAAAGATTTTCAAAATAGAGCGGTTGGGGGTATTCCAGAAAATTTAGAAGAATATAAGATAGACATTGGTTCTGATGGGTTAGGCGTAGCTAATCTATTAAAGTCTATAAATTTTGTAACAAGCACTTCGGAAGCAATGAGACTTATAAAGGCAGGCGGAGTTAAAATTGATGGAGAAAAAGTTAGTGATACCAAACAAACTGTTGCTCAAAATGAACAATTTGTCATTCAAGTTGGTAAAAGAAAATTTGGAAAAATTGTTACTTGA
- a CDS encoding anhydro-N-acetylmuramic acid kinase, giving the protein MINSKILMGIMSGTSLDGIDIALTKIDKKKISVLDFLHINYSAELREKILKLHFPEKNELEKSSMLSNELAVLTGRGINRLLINNNLSAKQIKGVGYHGQTIRHRPDKGFSTQIGNADLLSEITNLTVVSNFRNRDIAAKGQGAPLVPAFHKDIFFSKTKNRVILNIGGISNITYLPTDGSIFGFDCGPGNILMDHWIKVNHDLNFDKNGKWAKKGQIIDVLLKYFLNDNFFKKKPPKSTGRDLFNLNWIKKGIKKSYSSEDIQRTLLELTAISIAKAIKKHCSKANEIYVCGGGAKNTFLIEILKNKTNLSIKNTGDLNLPVQQVEAVAFSWLANQTLNKKFNNSPDVTGAKGFRILGSIHQS; this is encoded by the coding sequence ATGATAAATTCTAAAATTTTAATGGGTATTATGTCAGGGACCAGTCTCGATGGCATTGATATTGCCCTAACAAAAATAGATAAGAAAAAAATTTCTGTACTAGATTTTTTACATATTAACTATTCAGCCGAATTAAGAGAAAAAATTCTTAAACTTCACTTTCCAGAAAAAAATGAGCTTGAAAAAAGTTCAATGCTCTCAAATGAGCTTGCCGTATTAACTGGAAGAGGAATCAATCGTTTACTAATTAACAATAATTTATCAGCCAAACAAATAAAAGGGGTTGGTTATCATGGTCAGACTATAAGGCATAGGCCTGATAAAGGATTTTCTACGCAAATTGGCAATGCTGATCTATTATCGGAGATAACTAATTTGACAGTTGTATCTAATTTTAGAAATAGAGATATAGCCGCAAAAGGTCAAGGGGCACCTCTAGTCCCAGCTTTTCATAAAGATATATTTTTCTCAAAAACCAAAAATCGAGTTATTTTAAATATTGGTGGTATTAGTAATATCACCTACCTTCCTACAGACGGTTCTATTTTTGGTTTTGATTGTGGCCCGGGGAATATTTTAATGGATCATTGGATCAAGGTTAATCATGATTTAAATTTTGATAAAAATGGTAAATGGGCAAAAAAAGGACAGATTATTGACGTCTTACTAAAATATTTTCTCAACGATAATTTTTTCAAAAAGAAGCCTCCAAAAAGTACCGGGAGAGACTTATTTAATTTAAATTGGATCAAAAAAGGTATTAAAAAAAGTTACTCTTCTGAGGACATACAACGAACACTGCTCGAGTTAACCGCAATTTCAATCGCAAAAGCAATTAAAAAGCATTGTTCAAAAGCAAATGAAATATATGTATGTGGGGGTGGAGCAAAAAATACCTTTCTCATTGAAATATTAAAAAATAAAACAAACTTAAGCATTAAAAATACCGGAGATTTGAATCTGCCTGTGCAACAGGTTGAGGCAGTTGCTTTTTCTTGGCTTGCAAATCAAACGCTTAATAAAAAATTTAATAATTCACCAGATGTTACTGGAGCGAAGGGTTTTAGAATTTTAGGCTCCATACATCAATCCTAG